A region of the Streptobacillus ratti genome:
TAAAGCTATATACCATTAATGTTCCTTGGGGGTCTTTAGTAGGTGTAAGACCTACTAAGCTTGTAAGGAAATTGCTTAAAAATAATGATTTTGATAAAATATTAAAAATATTACAAGAAATATATCTTGTAAGTTATGAAAAAGCATCTCTATTATTAGAAGTTGTAAAAAACTCTATAGATTTTTTAGATAACAAAACTATAGGAATATATATAGGTCTTGCATTTTGTCCTACTAAGTGTACTTATTGTTCTTTTCCAGCATATTTAAAAAAAGGTAAGTATGAGAAAAGATATGAAGAATATTTTTTAACATTACTTAGAGAAATTAAGGAAATAGGGATTTTATGTAGGGAACTTAATTTAGAAATAAATAGTATATATGTAGGTGGAGGGACACCTAGTTACCTTATACATGATGAATTAGAAATACTTTTAAAAACTATTAGTGAATATATAGATACTAGATTTTTAAAAGAATATACTTTTGAGGCAGGGAGAATAGATACTATAGATAATATAAAGTTATTAATGTTAAAAAAATATAATATTACTAGGATAAGTATTAATCCTCAATCTTTTAAAGAATCTACTTTGAAATTAGTAAATAGATATCATAATTTAGATAAACTTAATGAAGTATATACTGAGGCAAAAAAATTAAATTTAGATATTAATATGGATTTCATAATTGGACTTCCACGAGAGGATACAAAAGATGTATTAAATACCTTAGAGAAGTTTAGAGAGTATGACCCAGAAAATGTAACTTTTCATTATCTTGCAATGAAAAAGGCATCTATATTAACTAAAAGTAAATACTTTAAAGAAGATGAATTAAATCATGAATTAATAACTAAGAAAATATTTGAAATTATGAAAGAAAAAGGATATATACCTTACTATATGTATAGACAAAAAAGTTCTAGCATATCTGGAGAAAATATGGGATATTGTAAATCTGGCAAACAGTTGATATATAATATAGAGATGATAGAGGAATATAAAAGTATAATATCTATAGGTGCTGGAGCAATAACTAAGTTAATAAAAAAAGATTTAATAAAAAGACTTATTAATCCTAAAGATCCATTAATGTGGATAGATGAGTTTGAATATAGATTAAATGAAAAGAAAAAAGAAATTAGGGGGTTCATGTGAAAAAATTAAAATACATTTTAACAATACTATTATTACTTTTTGCATTTAATTTCATTAAAAATATATTGGGAATAGAAAAAATAAGTAATGTTCCCAATGTAGAAATTAATGAGGAATTAGTTTTTCAAGATGAAAATCAAAATGAAAATCAAAATGAAAATCAAAATGGAAATCAAGATGAAAAGAAATTAAACATTAATGATGTAAGTTTTGAAGAAATCGTTGAAAATGGATTTTCTAGTAAAATAGGGTATAAGATAATTGAATATAGGTCTTTTGTTGGACATATTGATAATTTAGAAAATCTTGTTAGAATTAAGGGTATTAGTAAAAATAACCTAAATGAGTTGAAAAAGAAATTTTATGCTCAAAAAGCTAGTAGTAAAGAATATATGAAGCATAATATTAACTATTTAGATGAAGAGGGATTGTATTTACTAGGGTTTTCAAAAAAAGAAATAAAAAATATAGTATATATTAGAGAGCTTAAAGAAATTAAATCAGAACTTGATTTAAAAGATAAAGTAAATATGGATATTATTAATAAACATATAATATTTTAGGAGAAATTTATGAATAATAGAGAAAAAGATAAAGAAAATATTTTTGCCTTATTATCAGGTTTAAAAATGGCTGAAATTAATAATAATATAGTTCAAAAAGAATTTTGTTCTGCCCTTTTATACAAATACCAACAAGAGGGTGTAAATATATATGAATTTGTTAGTAAAGATGAAATAGAAGAAAGCATTAATGAGGGTGTAGATCTTTTTGTTAAAAGAAAGAGAAAATATTTTATTAAAAAAACTATTTTTAATATGTTTACAGGAATGTCTGCTGGACTTTTTGCTTATTTATACTTAAGATTATCAATAGGTAAATCATTAATGGTATTTTTAGTAGCTTTTTTAATTGATACACTTATTAAAATGAAAGTTAGTAAAATAGTGTTTGTTAATGAAACAAAAAAGGAATATAGAAGATATGTAGACTATAAGTTAGTGCATATTAGAGAAAGTGAGGATGACAGCAAATTATGGATATAAGAAGACCTAAAATAGAGGGATATAAAGTGGGAAATCTTTCTCCTAATGTTAAATTTACAAAAGAATTAAAGATTAAAGAGGGTGAAAAAAGGGGAGTAAAAGAATTTGCTACATCACTTGAAAAAATGAGATCTGAAATGTGGTTTCCTAATATAGATATTACAAAAACTCATATTAAAAATGAAATACAAAAAATAGAGGGAATTAGAGTTGTAAAATATTCAAAAGATGTAGAAGATAAAGAAAAACTAATAATATTTTTTCATGGT
Encoded here:
- a CDS encoding coproporphyrinogen III oxidase, translating into MKIKSNYEINQNKWNEFIYVFFKDIEDEVFIEVKDKGNCIYINAKKHDKEIEYSVEKIIENQIEVMLKASLLKLYTINVPWGSLVGVRPTKLVRKLLKNNDFDKILKILQEIYLVSYEKASLLLEVVKNSIDFLDNKTIGIYIGLAFCPTKCTYCSFPAYLKKGKYEKRYEEYFLTLLREIKEIGILCRELNLEINSIYVGGGTPSYLIHDELEILLKTISEYIDTRFLKEYTFEAGRIDTIDNIKLLMLKKYNITRISINPQSFKESTLKLVNRYHNLDKLNEVYTEAKKLNLDINMDFIIGLPREDTKDVLNTLEKFREYDPENVTFHYLAMKKASILTKSKYFKEDELNHELITKKIFEIMKEKGYIPYYMYRQKSSSISGENMGYCKSGKQLIYNIEMIEEYKSIISIGAGAITKLIKKDLIKRLINPKDPLMWIDEFEYRLNEKKKEIRGFM
- a CDS encoding helix-hairpin-helix domain-containing protein is translated as MKKLKYILTILLLLFAFNFIKNILGIEKISNVPNVEINEELVFQDENQNENQNENQNGNQDEKKLNINDVSFEEIVENGFSSKIGYKIIEYRSFVGHIDNLENLVRIKGISKNNLNELKKKFYAQKASSKEYMKHNINYLDEEGLYLLGFSKKEIKNIVYIRELKEIKSELDLKDKVNMDIINKHIIF